TTTGTCCTTTGGGGCATATACACTGCTCTCCAGGGACTTTTCGGAACTGGCCTCTGGGTCATTGCTCACGAGTGTGGTCACGGTGCTTTCTCTACCTCAACCTTCATCAACGACTTGACCGGCTGGGTTCTGCACTCATCTCTTCTCGTCCCCTACTTCAGCTGGAAGTTTTCCCACAGTGCACACCACAAGGCCACTGGCCACATGGAGCGCGACATGGTCTTCTTGCCTCGAACCCGTGAGCAGCAAGCCACCCGTGTTGGACGCATGGTTCAcgagctcggcgagcttTGCGAAGAGACCCCCGTCTACACTCTGCTGCACCTTGTTGCCCAGCAGCTCATCGGATGGCCCAACTACCTCCTCACCAATGTTACTGGCCACAACTTCCATGAGCGCCAGCGTGAGGGCCGTGGCAAGGGCAGGAAGAACGGCTTCGGCGGCCGCGTTAACCACTTCGACCCCAGCTCCCCCATCTTTGATCAAAAGCACGCCAAGTACATTGTGCTTTCCGACATTGGTCTTGCCATTGCTTTCAGTGTTCTCGCCTACCTCGGCAACCGATTCGGCTgggccaacatggccgtctGGTACTTCATCCCTTATCTGTGGGTGAACCACTGGCTTGGTAAGTCTGGCAAGTAAACTGTCATGATTTTGTCACGCGTGTTAACGAGATCCTCTCTAGTTGCCATCACCTTCCTCCAGCACACTGACCCAACTCTGCCTCACTACACCGCCGAGGAGTGGAATTTTGTCCGTGGCGCTGCTGCTACTATTGATCGTGAGATGGGCTTCATTGGCCGACACCTGCTCCACGGCATCATTGAGACTCACGTCCTTCACCACTACGTCAGCTCCATCCCCTTCTATAATGCCGATGAAGCCTCCGAGGCTATCAAGCCTGTCATGGGCAAGCACTACCGCTCTGATACCAGGGATGGTCCCTGGGGTTTCATCCGTGCTCTGTGGCTCAGCGCACGCTGGTGCCAGTGGGTTGAGCCCAGCGCCGACGCCCAGGGTGCTGCCAAAGGCGTTTTGTTCTTCCGCAACAGCAATGGCTTGGGCACGAAGCCCATTTCCATGAAGACCCAGTAAAATAAAGAGTAAAACAAAGGAATAAGACCAGAGCTCACATTCCGCATTGGCGTTGATTGATTCTCTTTTATATTTGAAAAATCTCACCTTGTAGATTTTTCTCCGATGGAGGGGGAAGCGGGTTGAAGCGGCATCATGATATATTTGCATTTTGAccatgtttttttcttttttgttctAGACACGATGATCCCCTGCGTGCTGATCTGATCACACGTTCGGAGACTGCGGGTGCAAAAGATAGACGGCAGACATGATGACCCGATAGACACCTATAGACCGCAGTTAGATAACAAGATGATTCATCGAATCAGAGTCAATTAAGTGACTTGCATGAATATCGAGCCTGTGAGCAGCAACAGGACAATGGACGACCAAGGAATACTCTGATATCGCCCTGCCATCCATGGTGAACGCACCCCATGGCATTACGATTATTCGAGCGTTGTAACTCATTGATGTGCAGGTTCTGTGCCACGAACgatgctttgctttgctttgcaaATCTGCTGAGACGTCGCTCCTGGGCAGTGATTCGCGCAACATTGCTTTGCTTTTGGCCAGCATTCATTCCCTTCAAAGCATCCAGACACACCTCGAAGTGCCGCACTCCCAAGTCCAGTATTTTCTTCAtggtagtactactactattgCTGGACATGGGACAATGCCAAGTGGCTCTCTGCGTAGCCATTCCCACCACTTGATTGTTGGCATCAATCAGTCTGAGCATATCGGACACGGCTCTGCGCGCAAAGTGTTGGTTAGTCACAGACGTCTCCCTGATGAAGGTTTTGCGCCTCGGGCCACTCCGTTCCTGCCACCGTGTTGTGCGGATGACCACGTTAAACGGGACGAACAGATGGCAGATGCTGCCTGAACGTGTCGGAACGCAGTCTAGAGCAACGAGAGCATTCCGCGGAAGAGGCTCTCGAACGAGAGGCCCATGATTGGAGTCGGCCTCTGCCGTTGGGACATGGGCAGGAAGCTAGGTGAAGAAACTCCCATGGGCAAGAGAGGGAATGGCTACCGGTATTCCTGGACTTATCGCCTGGGCACGTGGCACCGGACTACGGCATCGCCTCGTCTACCGTGGACAAGATATCTGTCGCAGTTTGTACCATGGCGTGCTGGGGAGGCTGTTGCCGTCTGGTTTGCGGGAAAGTGTAGACGGCGAGGTTTGCAAAGTCCTTCCTTCTCGGAGACCCCGTGCTGCTTTTGACGAAATTGAACGTGTCAATGCGCTGGAGCAAGGCGAGGGTGTATGTAGATTGCGCATCTCCAAAAAGGCACGCCACCTGCCTTGATGAGCTGCTCGCCAGTCTCCTGTTCCCATAATAGTCCACGTGTACGGAATATCGGTCGAGTCGAACGGCAGCCGGCGTTGAAAATGGCCAGAGACgaatgtatgtatgtgccgTGGTGAAGGGTCGCAAGGTGCTCAAATTAAAGGCTTCGGCGGCGGGTCTGCGAATCGAACCACGGCACTTATTATCGGGGCGACTTGGTTTCTCAAGGATCTGGGCTGTGAGCGGTTTCGAGGACGTCATGCTACGTGGGATGGGTGGCAGTGGCCGACGGGATTTTTGttcatgtcaactggtgtgcGCATGCATGTAATCTGTCGGCTTGTTTGGTTCAAGATGTGGGACTCGGTATAGATCCGACCGACTGACTGCATAGTATTCGCATTTGCATATCGTTGAAAGGAAATAACTACCGAAGATCAACTAAATTGACCCTCGTAATTGCGTGAGGCCTCCGCTTTTGGCAGATttgctaaaaaaaaaacccaaaaaaaaaccacacGTATTATTTGCAGGTAGACTGTTGCAAACGGTGAGGACACACTACGGGTGGTGTTGCGCACATTTACATGCGTCTGGTTATCTATCGCAACTTGGCAAGTGTTGCTACTACTGTAAGCGGAACCCGGCAGTAGTTACTTACATgtaagtactccgtactacttGGCCGGTAGAGAGATCGATAGATAGAGAGATAGATAGatgggtactccgtagttgatAGATAACTAGgtactacatatgtacgtataTCCTGACATGGCCGGATGTCTGCCTAAGCGAAGTGAGGGAAATGATAAAAGTCGCGATCAACACTCTTGGCTACTGCTTCGGGCCACGATGCTGTGCAGCCCTCGGCCAACAGCGAACACGACATCAGAGGAACTCGGCAAGTCGCTTGCGGTTTGCGGCTTGTCTGTGCGCAATCCGCTCGACCGTGCGACACGCTCACCGTCTTTGACACTGGCCACGTCTTGAGAGCGTTTTGCCCCCATTGGCCTCCATGTTTCTCGTTTTGGCAGCAACCGCGTCGACGGCCGGCCTCTTTGCCCACCCACCGTCTGGTCACGGCAGCAAGGTTCACCACGTTTCCCACTTTCCCAGGTGGCGATTCGTATTTGTTTCCAGCGGATTGACCGTGTAACTCGGCATGCGGAGCGCGTGCTCGAGTCTGCAGCAGCCATCCTTGCCGCCTGGTTTCGACGCTGAATCGCAGCGACATTACCTGGATCGAGCCAAATgccgcaaaaaaaaaaacaagaaaccTCGCCGGCACTGCATATCGTACAATCAATCGTCTCAGGTAGTTCCCTGGCAGCAACAATCAACTCGATACAACATACGACAAGGTCCAAGAGACGAGATGGGGCGGGACCGCTTCAAGCCTTCACCGTTTGGAAAAAACGCACGCCTCTAGGGAGACGCTATTCCCGGCTACCGGAACTTTGACAAGGAAATTAGAGTTTTGCAGACTCGTGATCGAGTCTGGTTGTGCTGTGctggcagccagggccaaaggaacattgaatagaGTTTATCGAGTCTGCCCACTGGCGACGCAGCTTGCGATGGCAGCGCCGGGGTTGTTCACCACGGACCTAAGGTGGCCAAGAATAGAATACGAAAACGCTATTTCCTGGCCGGccgtttttttctctccGTAGCTACAAGATCCCGCCCGCCTTCAGGTTGGCATCAGTGCGCGCGCACATCATCGGATGACGGCTGCGACCAAGCTGCTCGGCCGCCCTTTGCTGCCCTCTTGTCCGTCATCCGTTCAGCTGGGAGCTTGTAATCCGTGGCAAACCCGCGGAGGGGCTTGGCACCGGAATGCCAGCTTGTTTGTTGGCAGCGAGCTAGCCCGTTGAGTCCTCGCGGCGATGTCACGCCCAGTTAATAATCGTCCCGATCATGCCacttccctttttttcttgcccGATTTTTTTTGCTTTGACTTCTGCCGGCCCGCTGACGGCATGTCTCGGATTCGAAAGAAgcaagagagaagagaagacaaGGAAACAAATGTCCTGTCGGGTTAAAGTGAGGATCGACATTTGAGCCCACAAGTCACTTATATCAGGAGGACTGCGGATAAGCAAGCAACCCCCAAGTCTCCAGATTTTTTGGGAGGACAATGGAAGCCaggcttgcttgcttgcttgcggCCCCCGCTTGCCATTGTTTACTATCGACGGCCAATCTTAGGCTTTTCGTTGATTCGCCGCATGGCCGGTTCGTGTCTTATGCGCGCCAGGGCGCTAGTCATTTCCGACGAGGGCCTCGTATTTGGGCGACAAGAGCCCTTCCCCGCGAACCGCCTTCCCGATCTCTCAAGTTTCAGGCCGCTGGAACTGCTGGAACCGCAGGCGGTCCTGGCATTAGCCGCAGGCCGGGGCGACGCCGTCGTGGGCGTGggccgtgggcgtgggccgtggcgtcgacgagctgAGCAGTGATGTGAGTCCCGGGATCAGGGGTTGTTCGGGAGGAACGGCTGAGGCCCCCCCAAGCCGTGGAATGAATATGTCAATGTGGACATTGGCCTCGTGGCCCGACGCTGCGTGGTGGAACTGGAATGACGGGCGGCGTGTACTTGGTATGCACGCCGCAGCCGATTCCAAGACTCGCGCCAACCAGACGGTTCATGGAGCCcgttttttttaatttgTTTTGGAGGAGCCGAGTCACGATCATTGGCATTGCTTTCATGCCACCCCTGCTTCATGTTTTGTCAGGGATGGGTTTTGTATATAGTAATTCCCCGAATGGCACAGCCGAGACCATGGGGGTGAAGGAGCGTCTAtgcaaaaaagaaaggaagaagaagacgaagacgaagacgaggaagaagaaggctaataataataaagccCCTCTTCCCGTTTCCCCTTGCCGGCGCATGATACATGTTGCTGAAAGACCTTCAACTATTCCCGCGGTGACGTATTGGTCAAGACGGCCTGGTTTCCATCATCACAACTTGAACCATGAAGCTCACGACCGAGACTGTGCTTCTCGGCGCCCTTTTTGCAGGgcaggccgccggcggcttAGTGCCGAGCCCATTGACGGGCAAGCAGCACTACCACGAGAACTCGACCTTTTCCAAGCTCTTTGCGGCGCCGCCCATTGCCACCGGCGAGCTCGACCGCGCGGGATGGAAGGTGACGTGCGACAGCTTCGAGCCGGGCAACGAGTGCATCAAGGCGATTGACGGCAACAACGACACGTTTTGGCACACCAAGTTTGAGGGCTCCAACGTGCCGCACCAGATCGTGGTGGACTTTGGGTCGATGCACAACATCAACGGCATCTCGGCGCTGCCGCGGCAGGACGGCAACAACCACGGCTACATTGCGCAGCACGACGTGGCCGTCAGCACCGACGGGAGCAACTGGGagacggtggcggcgggcaCATGGTACGGCGGCGACAAGTTGCTCAAGTACGCCAACTTTGAGACGCGGACGGCGCGCTACGTGCGCCTGCGGGCGACGAGCGAGGTGAGCGGCGCGCCGTGGACGAGCGTGGCCGAGCTCAAGGCGTACGCGGCCAAGTCGGGCCCGGCGGCGTACGGCGGCGTGGGCAAATGGGGCGCGACCATTGACTTTCCCACGGTgccggtggcggcggcggtcgaCCCCGTGTCGGGCAAGGTGCTCGTGTGGTCGTCGTACACGTACGACAACTACCTGGGGTCGACGCAGGACCGCGTCTTCACCTCGCTCTGGGACCCGGCGACGGGCGCGGTGACGCCCAAGCTGGTCGACGACACGGACCACGACATGTTCTGCCCGGGCATCTCCATCGACGGCACGGGCcagatggtggtgacgggcGGCAACTCGGCGTCCAAGACGACGCTGTACGACTTCGCCAGCGGCGCCTGGCTGCCGGGCCCGGACATGACGGTGGCGCGGGGCTACCAGGCGTCGGCGACCCTGTCCGACGGCCGCGTCTTCACCATCGGCGGCTGCTGGAGCGGCGGCTGGTTCGACAAGAACGGCGAGGTCTACGACCCGCGCGCCCGCGCCTGGTCCGGCCTGCCCGGCGCCCTGGTGCGGCCCATGCTGACCGCCGACGCCCAGGGCATCTTCCGCGCCGACAACCACGCCTGGCTGTTCGGCTGGCGCAACGGCAGCGTCTTCCAGGCCGGGCCCAGCACCGCCATGCACTGGTACTACACCGCCGGCAACGGCAGCGTCGCCCCCGCCGGCGACCGCCGCTCCGACCGCGGCACCGACCCCGACGCCATGAACGGCAACGCCGTCATGTTCGacgcccgcgccggccgcATCCTCTCCTTTGGCGGCTCGCCCTCCTACCAGAACAGCCAGgcctccgccgccgcgcacctcatcaccatcggGGACCCCGGCAAGCCCGCCGACGTGCGCTTCGCCTCCAACGGCCTCTGGAGCCCGCGCGCCTTCCACACCTCCGCCGTCCTGCCCGACGGCaccgtcttcatcaccgGCGGCCAGAGCTACGCCGTGCCCTTCTCCGACGAGACGCCCCAGCTGACCCCCGAGCTGTACGACCCGGTCGCCGACGCCTTCTACAAGCAGCAGCCCAACTCCATCGTCCGCG
The DNA window shown above is from Metarhizium brunneum chromosome 1, complete sequence and carries:
- the FAH12_0 gene encoding Oleate hydroxylase; this translates as MASATALPKHPVLRRTATSATASATDSESSAAVTPADSPRHSASSTSLSSLSSLDVDASKHEYAGLLDTYGNPFTPPDFTIKDIRDAIPKHCFERSALKGYAYILRDVVCLASTFYLFHNFVTPENVPSTPLRFVLWGIYTALQGLFGTGLWVIAHECGHGAFSTSTFINDLTGWVLHSSLLVPYFSWKFSHSAHHKATGHMERDMVFLPRTREQQATRVGRMVHELGELCEETPVYTLLHLVAQQLIGWPNYLLTNVTGHNFHERQREGRGKGRKNGFGGRVNHFDPSSPIFDQKHAKYIVLSDIGLAIAFSVLAYLGNRFGWANMAVWYFIPYLWVNHWLVAITFLQHTDPTLPHYTAEEWNFVRGAAATIDREMGFIGRHLLHGIIETHVLHHYVSSIPFYNADEASEAIKPVMGKHYRSDTRDGPWGFIRALWLSARWCQWVEPSADAQGAAKGVLFFRNSNGLGTKPISMKTQ
- the GAOA gene encoding Galactose oxidase, which translates into the protein MKLTTETVLLGALFAGQAAGGLVPSPLTGKQHYHENSTFSKLFAAPPIATGELDRAGWKVTCDSFEPGNECIKAIDGNNDTFWHTKFEGSNVPHQIVVDFGSMHNINGISALPRQDGNNHGYIAQHDVAVSTDGSNWETVAAGTWYGGDKLLKYANFETRTARYVRLRATSEVSGAPWTSVAELKAYAAKSGPAAYGGVGKWGATIDFPTVPVAAAVDPVSGKVLVWSSYTYDNYLGSTQDRVFTSLWDPATGAVTPKLVDDTDHDMFCPGISIDGTGQMVVTGGNSASKTTLYDFASGAWLPGPDMTVARGYQASATLSDGRVFTIGGCWSGGWFDKNGEVYDPRARAWSGLPGALVRPMLTADAQGIFRADNHAWLFGWRNGSVFQAGPSTAMHWYYTAGNGSVAPAGDRRSDRGTDPDAMNGNAVMFDARAGRILSFGGSPSYQNSQASAAAHLITIGDPGKPADVRFASNGLWSPRAFHTSAVLPDGTVFITGGQSYAVPFSDETPQLTPELYDPVADAFYKQQPNSIVRVYHSVALLLPDATVLSAGGGLCGDCNTNHFDGQVFTPQYLLTKDGQPAVRPVIRSATLSGRTVTIETDSSVASASLIRFGTATHTVNTDQRRVPLTLVRAGDNRYTAEVPADTGVVLPGYYMLFVMNDKGVPSVSKTLNFLV